The following proteins are encoded in a genomic region of Thermoanaerobaculia bacterium:
- the infC gene encoding translation initiation factor IF-3, with protein MRINEQIRWKEVRLIGADGEALGVVPMQDAHDRAKTAGLDLVEIAPTANPPVCRIMNFGKFIYQQKKKQHDSKKKQKVTQVKEVKFRPNIDEHDYDFKKASILRFLEHGDKVKATVQFRGREMARRENGLKVLRRLVEELKGKAIAESSPEVMGNRMHQILGPVKTIEKPVKSAKGTVPAGAAE; from the coding sequence ATTCGCATCAACGAGCAGATTCGCTGGAAGGAAGTGCGCCTGATCGGCGCCGACGGCGAGGCGCTCGGAGTCGTTCCCATGCAGGACGCGCACGACCGGGCGAAGACGGCCGGCCTCGATCTCGTCGAGATCGCGCCCACCGCCAACCCGCCGGTCTGCCGGATCATGAACTTCGGGAAGTTCATCTATCAGCAGAAGAAGAAACAGCACGATTCGAAGAAGAAACAGAAGGTCACGCAGGTCAAGGAAGTGAAGTTCCGCCCCAACATCGACGAGCACGACTACGACTTCAAGAAGGCGAGCATCCTCCGTTTCCTGGAGCATGGCGACAAGGTGAAGGCCACGGTCCAGTTCCGCGGACGCGAGATGGCGCGCCGGGAGAACGGGTTGAAGGTTCTGCGCCGCCTCGTCGAGGAGCTCAAGGGGAAGGCGATCGCCGAGTCCTCTCCGGAAGTGATGGGGAACCGGATGCACCAGATCCTCGGGCCCGTGAAGACGATCGAGAAACCGGTCAAGTCCGCCAAGGGGACCGTCCCCGCCGGAGCGGCCGAATAA